The Candidatus Binatia bacterium genome window below encodes:
- a CDS encoding ABC transporter permease, with protein sequence MAPWIDDPRNAVSWSRESKLNGALVLLAVMAAWELASRAETLNPLFFPPTSTILKTFLDLLSSGEIPAQIVNSMRRAAAGYALAAIVFIPLGILMGLFDGLRRGLEIVIETARPIPPPVVVPVAMLFFGLGDGMKIFVIFFSSAWPILLNTIDGVRNLDRVLVHTARTFGLSQGRTIVNVILPAASPQIMTGLRVSLAITLILVVISEMVGSSDGIGYFILDAQRRLKVDRMYAGMLSLALLGYLLNQLFVVFTNIFLSWHRGMRRTE encoded by the coding sequence GTGGCACCGTGGATCGACGATCCAAGGAATGCCGTGAGCTGGAGCAGGGAATCGAAGCTGAACGGAGCATTGGTTTTGCTTGCCGTCATGGCGGCGTGGGAGCTCGCCTCGCGGGCCGAGACGCTGAACCCGCTGTTCTTTCCTCCCACGAGCACAATCCTCAAGACATTTCTGGACCTCCTTTCTTCCGGAGAGATTCCCGCGCAGATCGTGAACAGCATGCGGCGGGCGGCGGCGGGTTACGCTCTCGCGGCCATCGTCTTTATTCCCCTGGGAATCCTGATGGGCTTGTTCGACGGCCTCCGGCGCGGGTTGGAAATCGTCATCGAGACGGCGCGGCCGATTCCGCCTCCCGTCGTGGTTCCGGTCGCGATGTTGTTCTTCGGTCTGGGGGACGGGATGAAAATCTTCGTGATCTTCTTTTCCTCGGCCTGGCCGATATTGCTCAACACGATCGACGGCGTGAGAAACCTCGACCGCGTGCTCGTCCATACCGCGCGCACGTTCGGTCTGTCTCAAGGAAGGACGATTGTGAACGTTATTCTGCCCGCCGCTTCTCCCCAGATCATGACGGGCCTGAGAGTTTCTCTCGCGATCACGCTGATTCTGGTAGTGATCTCTGAGATGGTCGGAAGCAGCGACGGGATCGGTTACTTCATCCTCGACGCTCAGCGGAGACTGAAGGTCGATCGGATGTACGCCGGCATGCTGTCGCTGGCGTTGTTGGGCTATCTATTGAACCAGCTGTTTGTTGTCTTCACCAACATCTTTCTCTCATGGCACCGCGGCATGCGCAGGACTGAGTAA
- a CDS encoding fumarylacetoacetate hydrolase family protein yields MKILRFNDDRIGVLKDENTVVDVSGAVSSLKAKGPQRVVEDIIEHFRKYRKRFERIVAEQSGVPLNSVKLLAPIPRPSKCMAAFVNYVDRPDRSPESLPNEYFYKAPELVGPEGTIELLDIPPVVVYQPEAELAFVIGKTAKNVPQKKAMDYVFGYVPFFDISARGLTRRTQFIPKGQDTYGPCGPWITTKDEIPDPHDVVVKSWVNGQPRQNYNTKHMAHKIPEQIAWLTKFVQLNPGDVIATGTYHEGLGPINDGDALEIEIEKMGRAKFLVKGSGPRKDAEWMPGKNQPTPPPGGGMNKV; encoded by the coding sequence GTGAAAATTCTTCGCTTTAACGACGACCGTATCGGCGTGCTCAAGGACGAGAACACCGTCGTGGACGTGAGCGGCGCGGTGAGCTCGCTCAAGGCCAAAGGCCCGCAGCGCGTCGTCGAAGACATCATCGAGCACTTTCGCAAATACCGGAAGAGATTCGAGCGCATCGTCGCCGAGCAAAGCGGCGTGCCTCTCAACAGCGTCAAGCTGCTCGCGCCGATTCCGCGCCCGAGCAAGTGCATGGCGGCGTTCGTCAACTACGTCGACCGCCCGGACCGGAGCCCGGAGTCCCTGCCGAACGAATACTTTTATAAGGCGCCCGAGCTGGTCGGTCCCGAGGGAACGATCGAGCTGCTCGACATCCCGCCGGTCGTGGTTTACCAACCCGAAGCGGAGCTGGCCTTCGTCATCGGCAAGACGGCTAAGAACGTTCCGCAGAAAAAAGCCATGGACTACGTCTTCGGCTACGTTCCTTTCTTCGATATCTCTGCGCGAGGACTCACGCGACGCACGCAGTTCATCCCGAAGGGACAGGACACCTACGGTCCCTGCGGTCCATGGATCACGACGAAGGACGAGATTCCCGACCCGCACGACGTGGTCGTCAAGTCCTGGGTCAACGGGCAGCCGCGCCAGAACTACAATACGAAACACATGGCGCACAAAATTCCCGAGCAGATCGCCTGGCTGACGAAATTCGTCCAGCTCAATCCGGGCGACGTGATCGCGACCGGCACGTACCACGAAGGCCTCGGCCCGATCAATGACGGCGACGCGCTGGAGATCGAGATAGAAAAAATGGGCCGGGCCAAATTTTTGGTGAAGGGCTCCGGCCCGCGCAAGGACGCCGAGTGGATGCCGGGCAAGAACCAGCCGACGCCTCCTCCCGGCGGAGGGATGAACAAGGTGTAG